A DNA window from Streptomyces bacillaris contains the following coding sequences:
- a CDS encoding VWA domain-containing protein, with product MITRNRLTAGVCIALATLAAGLGTAIPAAADGPPATPAPKVELVLDVSGSMRTRDIDGQSRMTAAKQAFNDVLDAVPEGVHLGIRTLGADYPGEDRKVGCKDTKQLYPVGPLDRTEAKTAVATLAPTGWTPIGPALLGAADDLEGGDGTRRIVLITDGEDTCGPLDPCEVAREIAARGTHLVIDTLGLVPNAKIRQQLTCIADATGGTYTAVQHKEDLSRRVKQLVDRAAEPVVTPVATEGAGNCSAAPELKPGLYTDRQVIGEHRWYRVDVLPGQELRASVSVAADRAVDDDYGVLLRAVTASGREIVRGEASGTGRTDVISSGLRYPKAEVEGGDDGSGKPAAETVCLQLSNAFSAPASVKRTPGLPVELTVDVVDGADHASDVAAFGLGRGWWLLGALVLTGLVAGLLFGWISRWRIAVWRTN from the coding sequence ATGATCACAAGAAATCGGCTGACGGCCGGGGTGTGCATAGCGCTGGCCACCCTGGCCGCCGGGCTCGGCACCGCGATCCCCGCGGCCGCCGACGGACCACCCGCCACCCCCGCCCCCAAGGTCGAACTCGTCCTCGACGTCAGCGGCTCCATGCGCACCCGCGACATCGACGGCCAGTCCCGGATGACCGCCGCGAAGCAGGCGTTCAACGACGTCCTGGACGCGGTGCCCGAAGGGGTCCACCTCGGCATCCGCACCCTCGGCGCCGACTATCCGGGCGAGGACCGCAAGGTCGGCTGCAAGGACACCAAGCAGCTCTACCCGGTCGGCCCGCTGGACCGCACCGAGGCCAAGACCGCCGTCGCCACCCTCGCCCCCACCGGCTGGACCCCGATCGGCCCCGCGCTGCTCGGCGCGGCCGACGACCTCGAAGGCGGGGACGGCACCCGCCGGATCGTCCTCATCACGGACGGCGAGGACACCTGCGGCCCGCTCGACCCGTGCGAGGTGGCCCGCGAGATCGCCGCGCGCGGAACGCACCTGGTCATCGACACCCTGGGCCTGGTGCCCAACGCCAAGATCCGCCAGCAGCTCACCTGCATCGCGGACGCGACCGGCGGCACGTACACCGCCGTCCAGCACAAGGAAGACCTCTCGCGCCGGGTGAAGCAGCTGGTGGACCGGGCGGCCGAGCCGGTCGTCACCCCGGTCGCCACCGAGGGGGCGGGGAACTGCTCCGCCGCGCCCGAGCTGAAGCCGGGCCTATACACCGACCGCCAGGTGATCGGTGAACACCGCTGGTACCGGGTCGACGTGCTGCCCGGCCAGGAGCTGCGCGCCTCGGTGAGCGTGGCGGCCGACCGGGCCGTCGACGACGACTACGGCGTCCTGCTGCGCGCGGTGACGGCCTCCGGACGCGAGATCGTCCGGGGCGAGGCGTCCGGCACCGGACGTACGGATGTGATCTCGTCCGGTCTCCGCTATCCCAAGGCGGAAGTGGAGGGCGGTGACGACGGCAGCGGCAAGCCCGCCGCCGAGACCGTCTGCCTCCAGCTCTCCAACGCCTTCTCCGCCCCCGCCTCGGTGAAGCGCACCCCGGGTCTGCCGGTCGAGCTGACCGTGGACGTGGTGGACGGAGCGGACCACGCGTCCGACGTGGCGGCCTTCGGCCTCGGCCGCGGCTGGTGGCTGCTGGGCGCCCTCGTGCTGACCGGACTGGTCGCGGGGCTGCTCTTCGGCTGGATCTCGCGCTGGCGCATCGCCGTATGGAGGACCAACTGA